One region of Hydrogenobacter hydrogenophilus genomic DNA includes:
- a CDS encoding nickel-dependent hydrogenase large subunit, with amino-acid sequence MARVVVDPVTRIEGHLRIEVIVDEKTGKVQDAVSSGTMWRGIELILRGRDPRDAWAFAQRICGVCTSIHALASVRCIEDALEIQIPKNANYIRNIMYGSLQVHDHLVHFYHLHALDWVSPVEALKADPVQTAVLQNQLLEKYGAIAEVMPDFLGHRAYPKKFPKATPGYYRAFQEKIKKIVESGQLGIFAAHWWDHPDYKLLPPEVHLMAVAHYLNMLDVQRELFIPQVVFGGKNPHPHYLVGGMTCSISMNDMNAPINTERLAVVEDAIYTQVEAVNLFYLIDLLAIGHIYVQKGQVYGGGLAKKRVIGYGEFPDEPYRGIKTGDYHNKILYHCNGVVEDFAEGVDKAKYYPMVGKDFADPNVIQEYVAHSWYKYPDETKGLHPWDGITEPNYTGPKEGTKTQWKYLDEKGKYSWIKSPRWRGKPCEVGPLARYIVVYTAVKQGHIKPSWIDEMVIKQIDTVSKVLDLPPHVWLPTTVGRTAARGLEAQLGATANLYFLKKLYDNIKAGDTAVANMEKWDPSTWPKEAKGVGITDAPRGALGHWVVIKDGKIANYQCVVPTTWNGGARDPMGGQGAFEECMKDTPVKVVDKPLEVLRGIHSFDPCLACSTHIYDTEGKEIVSVKVQGANVCY; translated from the coding sequence ATGGCAAGGGTGGTAGTTGACCCTGTAACAAGAATTGAAGGGCATCTCAGGATCGAGGTCATTGTAGACGAAAAAACGGGTAAAGTGCAGGATGCTGTATCCTCGGGTACCATGTGGAGAGGTATTGAGCTTATCCTGCGCGGAAGAGACCCACGGGACGCGTGGGCTTTTGCTCAGAGGATATGCGGTGTGTGTACATCTATACATGCGCTCGCCTCTGTGCGTTGCATAGAAGATGCCCTTGAGATTCAAATTCCCAAAAATGCTAACTATATAAGGAACATCATGTACGGCAGTTTGCAGGTACACGATCACTTGGTACACTTTTACCACCTTCATGCTCTTGACTGGGTTTCTCCTGTAGAGGCTCTTAAAGCGGATCCAGTTCAGACTGCGGTTTTACAGAACCAGCTCTTAGAAAAATACGGAGCTATTGCAGAAGTCATGCCTGATTTCTTGGGTCACAGAGCCTATCCAAAAAAGTTTCCCAAGGCTACACCGGGATATTACAGAGCTTTTCAGGAAAAGATAAAGAAGATAGTGGAAAGTGGACAGCTTGGAATTTTCGCTGCGCACTGGTGGGACCATCCGGACTACAAACTCTTACCTCCTGAGGTACATCTCATGGCAGTAGCTCACTATCTTAACATGCTTGATGTTCAGAGGGAGCTCTTTATACCTCAGGTGGTTTTCGGTGGTAAAAATCCACATCCTCACTATCTGGTAGGCGGAATGACCTGTTCCATATCTATGAACGACATGAACGCACCTATAAACACAGAAAGGCTCGCAGTGGTTGAAGATGCCATATACACACAAGTAGAAGCGGTAAATCTCTTTTATCTTATAGACCTTCTGGCTATAGGACACATATATGTACAGAAGGGACAGGTTTACGGCGGTGGACTTGCAAAGAAAAGGGTGATCGGGTACGGTGAGTTTCCTGACGAGCCTTACAGAGGTATAAAGACGGGAGACTATCATAACAAGATACTTTACCATTGCAACGGCGTTGTGGAAGACTTTGCAGAAGGTGTTGATAAGGCTAAATACTATCCCATGGTAGGAAAGGACTTTGCAGATCCCAATGTGATACAGGAGTATGTAGCCCACTCTTGGTACAAGTATCCTGACGAAACTAAAGGACTCCATCCTTGGGACGGCATAACAGAACCCAACTACACGGGACCCAAGGAAGGAACTAAGACTCAGTGGAAGTATCTTGACGAAAAGGGTAAGTACTCGTGGATAAAATCCCCAAGATGGAGAGGAAAGCCCTGCGAGGTGGGTCCGCTGGCAAGGTACATAGTAGTTTATACTGCAGTAAAGCAAGGACATATAAAACCCAGCTGGATAGATGAGATGGTGATAAAACAGATAGACACAGTCTCAAAAGTGCTTGATTTACCCCCTCATGTATGGTTACCTACCACTGTAGGAAGAACAGCAGCAAGAGGACTTGAGGCTCAGTTAGGTGCTACTGCTAACCTCTACTTCCTGAAAAAGCTCTACGATAACATAAAGGCAGGAGATACAGCGGTTGCAAACATGGAAAAGTGGGACCCTTCTACATGGCCAAAGGAGGCAAAAGGCGTTGGTATAACTGATGCACCACGGGGAGCCTTAGGACACTGGGTAGTAATAAAAGATGGCAAGATAGCAAACTATCAGTGCGTTGTTCCCACCACATGGAACGGTGGGGCGAGGGATCCCATGGGAGGACAGGGTGCCTTTGAAGAGTGCATGAAGGACACACCCGTTAAAGTTGTAGACAAACCCCTTGAGGTTCTCAGAGGTATTCACTCCTTTGATCCATGTCTTGCATGTTCTACACATATTTACGATACAGAAGGGAAAGAGATAGTAAGCGTCAAAGTGCAGGGCGCCAATGTGTGCTATTAA
- a CDS encoding hydrogenase small subunit yields METFWEAFKRHGVSRRDFLKFATTITGMMGLSPSMIPQVVRALETKPRVPVLWIHGLECTCCSESFIRSATPLASDVVLSMISLEYDDTLSAAAGEALERHREEIIKKYWGNYILAVEGNPPLGEDGMYCVVGGRAFLENLKESAKGAKAVIAWGSCASWGCVQAAKPNPTTAVPIHKVITDKPIIKVPGCPPIAEVMTGVIMYLVLFDAIPPLDSQGRPKQFYGNRIHDTCYRRAFFNAGQFVERFDDDGAKKGWCLYKVGCRGPTTYNSCGNIRWYNGLSYPIQAGHGCIGCAEEDFWDKGPFYQRLTTIPLPNVEASPDKVGAVAVAAAAAGAVAHGVLSKIKNRGGK; encoded by the coding sequence ATGGAAACCTTTTGGGAAGCTTTTAAAAGGCACGGTGTGAGCAGAAGGGACTTTTTGAAATTTGCAACCACCATAACGGGCATGATGGGGCTTTCTCCTTCCATGATACCGCAGGTTGTTAGGGCTTTAGAAACAAAACCGAGAGTGCCTGTTTTGTGGATACACGGACTTGAATGTACCTGTTGTTCTGAATCTTTTATAAGGTCTGCAACACCTCTGGCTTCTGATGTGGTGCTTTCCATGATATCCCTTGAGTACGATGATACACTTTCTGCTGCTGCAGGAGAAGCTCTTGAAAGGCACAGGGAGGAGATCATAAAAAAGTACTGGGGGAATTACATCCTTGCTGTTGAAGGAAACCCTCCGCTGGGTGAGGATGGTATGTACTGCGTAGTAGGAGGGAGAGCTTTCCTTGAGAACCTCAAGGAGTCTGCAAAGGGAGCAAAGGCTGTTATCGCTTGGGGTTCTTGTGCCAGTTGGGGATGCGTACAAGCTGCAAAGCCAAACCCTACCACCGCTGTCCCCATACACAAGGTTATAACGGACAAACCCATCATAAAAGTTCCTGGCTGTCCTCCCATTGCAGAGGTAATGACGGGCGTTATTATGTATCTTGTTCTTTTTGATGCTATACCTCCTTTAGATTCTCAGGGAAGACCCAAGCAGTTCTATGGCAATCGCATACACGACACTTGCTACAGAAGAGCATTCTTCAACGCAGGTCAGTTTGTAGAGAGATTTGACGATGATGGCGCTAAGAAAGGGTGGTGCCTTTATAAAGTAGGATGCAGAGGACCAACTACTTATAACTCCTGTGGAAACATCCGTTGGTACAACGGTCTTTCTTATCCAATACAGGCTGGCCACGGTTGTATAGGTTGTGCAGAGGAAGACTTTTGGGACAAAGGACCCTTCTACCAAAGACTTACTACAATACCTTTACCTAATGTAGAAGCAAGCCCTGACAAGGTAGGTGCGGTGGCTGTGGCTGCCGCTGCAGCAGGTGCGGTTGCTCACGGTGTGCTTTCTAAGATAAAAAACAGAGGAGGTAAATAA
- the gltA gene encoding NADPH-dependent glutamate synthase, whose amino-acid sequence MGKSIRYLDRNTEPMLPPQERNKTFREYALGFSVSMALDEAKRCLFCRDAEKRCIRGCPVNVDIPGFIKKITEGDLVGAYKKIIETDLFPSICGRVCPQERQCEGSCILYYDTVKDRKNKGLPVSIGALEKFVGDFIRVSGIEIEEEKREPTGKKVAVVGAGPAGLSCAYDLLRWGHEVHIYEALPKAGGVMAYGIPPARLDRDLLDWEIERLKKLGAKFFFGYVVGRTVSLKDLLDRYDAVFLSVGAGRGSLGIKGDHLIGVYSAIEVLMRINLMHAKDFPLASTPINLGKRTVIIGGGFTAVDCAISALRLGVETHVVYRRTRETSSARDEEWDHIKEEGAMIHWLTQPIEILGDEKNRVIGVKCIKMQLGEPDESGRPRPVAIPNSEHIIECDSVIFAIGQKPNPIAYEDIQGIELTKWGTIKVDEHFRTNIEGLFAGGDVVNGGDTVVRAISHGRKAAKAIDEYLMKEVRR is encoded by the coding sequence ATGGGTAAAAGCATAAGGTATTTGGACAGAAACACCGAACCCATGCTACCTCCTCAGGAGAGGAACAAAACTTTCAGAGAGTATGCACTGGGATTTTCCGTAAGTATGGCTCTTGATGAAGCCAAAAGATGTCTCTTTTGCAGAGATGCGGAAAAAAGGTGTATAAGAGGCTGTCCTGTGAATGTGGATATTCCTGGTTTTATTAAGAAAATAACAGAAGGAGACCTTGTGGGTGCATACAAGAAGATTATAGAGACAGACCTATTTCCTTCCATATGCGGGAGAGTATGTCCTCAAGAGAGACAGTGTGAAGGTTCTTGCATACTCTATTACGATACAGTAAAAGACAGGAAAAATAAAGGTCTTCCTGTGAGCATAGGAGCTCTTGAGAAGTTTGTAGGGGACTTCATTCGCGTATCGGGTATTGAGATAGAGGAAGAAAAGAGAGAACCCACAGGAAAAAAAGTAGCTGTAGTAGGAGCAGGTCCTGCTGGTCTTTCCTGTGCTTACGACCTTCTACGGTGGGGACACGAGGTACACATATACGAAGCTCTACCCAAGGCAGGGGGAGTTATGGCTTATGGCATACCACCAGCAAGGTTGGACAGAGATCTGCTTGATTGGGAAATAGAGAGGCTCAAAAAGCTTGGTGCCAAGTTCTTCTTCGGTTATGTAGTGGGAAGGACTGTTAGCCTGAAAGATCTGTTAGACAGATACGATGCTGTCTTTTTAAGCGTGGGTGCTGGCAGAGGATCTCTGGGAATAAAAGGGGATCACTTGATAGGTGTGTATTCTGCCATAGAGGTGTTAATGCGCATAAATCTGATGCACGCTAAAGACTTTCCTTTGGCTTCCACACCGATAAATTTGGGAAAAAGGACCGTCATAATAGGTGGTGGCTTTACTGCGGTTGACTGTGCCATCAGCGCTTTGAGGTTAGGTGTAGAGACCCATGTGGTCTATAGAAGAACAAGAGAAACCTCTTCAGCAAGGGACGAAGAGTGGGATCACATAAAAGAAGAAGGTGCCATGATTCACTGGCTTACACAACCCATAGAGATACTAGGAGATGAAAAGAATAGGGTTATAGGTGTTAAGTGTATAAAGATGCAGTTAGGAGAACCTGACGAAAGTGGAAGACCCAGACCAGTAGCCATACCCAACTCGGAACACATTATAGAGTGCGATTCTGTTATATTTGCTATAGGACAGAAACCAAACCCTATAGCTTACGAAGATATTCAAGGTATTGAGCTTACAAAGTGGGGTACAATAAAAGTAGATGAACATTTTAGAACAAACATTGAAGGACTTTTTGCAGGAGGGGATGTAGTAAATGGTGGGGATACAGTAGTAAGAGCCATATCTCACGGTAGAAAAGCTGCAAAGGCTATAGATGAATACCTTATGAAGGAGGTAAGAAGATGA
- a CDS encoding DUF4878 domain-containing protein, which yields MKKVAIGIGLVLLAFFVIKSCGKSPEEQAENTVKDFISAIKDKEGEDAVKLLYPPFRDALAQNVKLPVEITELKPSELLACILSSMGNNIEKVKYLDAKNIDDKHVEVLVKVIDKNGIEKLFSFILIKDEKKWKIASISPVK from the coding sequence ATGAAAAAGGTAGCCATAGGTATAGGCTTAGTCTTACTTGCCTTTTTCGTGATCAAGTCCTGCGGTAAATCTCCAGAGGAGCAGGCAGAGAATACAGTCAAAGACTTTATCTCTGCTATAAAGGATAAGGAAGGTGAGGATGCGGTAAAGCTCCTTTACCCACCCTTTAGAGATGCTCTTGCACAAAATGTAAAACTGCCAGTAGAAATTACAGAACTTAAACCTTCCGAACTTTTAGCTTGCATACTTTCAAGCATGGGAAATAACATTGAAAAAGTAAAGTATCTTGATGCTAAAAACATAGATGACAAACATGTAGAGGTGCTTGTCAAGGTAATAGACAAAAATGGTATAGAAAAGCTTTTTAGCTTTATACTTATAAAAGACGAGAAAAAGTGGAAGATAGCCAGTATATCACCTGTCAAATGA
- a CDS encoding glycosyltransferase family 9 protein, whose product MKILIWQTAYLGDVILTTPIIRTLKNNFPDAELGFVGRSFVGELLKGYPIRFIPFNKGFFESFSIIDKIKDHHMVLSPHISARSALLLFLSGIPVRIGFDRSELSWLYTHTVAHTWGKHEVERNLDLLRPLGIRQDSMIKETKLFVDEEETKIVREKFRLPEEYVVLAPFSNFPLKEWYAEGWIELAQALDLPKVLVGTEKDLRKAMHIEKKAKLINLTGKTSLRELLAVVSGAKLVISSDSSPVHIANALGIPAICVYTSTSPSYGFYPTIGSYLTPQIPCSPCSPNPKKCKTGSYECLKAVSPEDVIKKANFFL is encoded by the coding sequence ATGAAGATACTCATATGGCAGACGGCTTACTTAGGTGATGTTATACTGACTACCCCTATTATAAGAACCTTAAAAAACAACTTCCCAGACGCGGAGCTGGGCTTTGTAGGAAGGTCCTTTGTGGGTGAGCTTTTGAAGGGATATCCCATACGATTTATTCCATTTAACAAAGGCTTCTTTGAGTCTTTCTCAATAATAGACAAGATAAAGGATCACCATATGGTTTTGTCTCCTCACATATCTGCCAGATCTGCGCTCCTTCTGTTTTTGTCAGGCATTCCTGTCCGTATAGGTTTTGATAGATCTGAACTTTCTTGGCTTTACACCCACACAGTAGCCCACACTTGGGGAAAACACGAAGTGGAGAGGAATTTAGACCTTCTGAGACCCTTAGGGATTAGACAAGACAGCATGATAAAAGAAACAAAACTTTTTGTTGATGAGGAGGAGACAAAGATAGTACGAGAAAAGTTTCGTCTGCCGGAAGAGTATGTGGTGCTTGCCCCCTTTTCTAATTTTCCTCTCAAGGAGTGGTACGCAGAAGGGTGGATAGAATTAGCTCAAGCTTTGGATTTACCAAAGGTGCTTGTAGGTACAGAGAAGGATTTACGAAAAGCTATGCATATAGAAAAAAAAGCTAAACTCATAAACTTGACAGGAAAAACCTCTCTCAGAGAGCTCCTTGCAGTGGTTTCGGGGGCAAAGCTCGTGATCTCATCAGACTCCTCACCTGTACACATTGCTAACGCCCTTGGTATTCCTGCCATTTGTGTATACACATCTACCTCACCCTCTTACGGCTTTTATCCTACAATAGGCTCTTATCTCACTCCGCAAATTCCTTGCTCTCCGTGTTCTCCAAATCCTAAAAAATGTAAAACGGGAAGTTATGAGTGCCTCAAAGCAGTAAGTCCAGAAGATGTAATAAAAAAAGCTAACTTTTTCCTATAA
- the rsmH gene encoding 16S rRNA (cytosine(1402)-N(4))-methyltransferase RsmH yields MHVPVLLKETLEILVKNRGGVYVDCTVGLGGHTKGILQKDPTAYVIGIDRDPYALKLAKENLKDFEGRYSLYQANFKDLDQVLKEEGIKEVDGFLFDLGVSMLQLKSDRGFSFQRDEPLDMRMNPEDKKTAYQVVNTYSEKELARIFREYGEERYAEKIAKAIVVQRAKKPIETTAELVQIILSVIPYRYGKIHPATKVFQALRIEVNQELASLEIALEKTIPFLKKGGRLVVISFHSLEDRIVKNFFKKHADTLKVLTKKPIRPTIDEVKRNPASRSAKLRAGEKI; encoded by the coding sequence ATGCACGTTCCTGTGTTATTAAAAGAAACTCTGGAAATACTTGTAAAAAACAGGGGAGGGGTGTATGTGGATTGTACTGTGGGGCTTGGAGGACATACAAAAGGAATACTCCAAAAAGACCCTACAGCGTATGTGATAGGTATAGACAGAGATCCCTATGCATTAAAGTTAGCCAAAGAAAACCTCAAGGATTTTGAAGGAAGGTATTCCTTATATCAAGCTAACTTTAAGGACTTGGATCAAGTTTTAAAAGAAGAAGGTATAAAAGAAGTGGACGGTTTTTTGTTTGATCTTGGTGTGTCCATGCTACAGCTCAAAAGCGATAGAGGTTTTTCTTTCCAAAGAGATGAACCTTTGGACATGAGAATGAATCCAGAAGACAAGAAAACCGCCTATCAAGTAGTGAATACTTACAGCGAGAAAGAACTTGCGAGGATTTTCAGGGAATACGGAGAAGAGCGTTACGCAGAAAAAATAGCCAAAGCCATAGTTGTGCAAAGAGCTAAAAAACCCATAGAAACCACCGCTGAGCTTGTACAGATCATACTATCCGTCATACCCTACAGATACGGTAAGATACACCCCGCTACCAAGGTGTTTCAGGCTCTGAGAATAGAAGTAAACCAAGAACTTGCTTCTCTTGAGATTGCCCTTGAGAAAACCATCCCTTTTTTAAAGAAAGGGGGAAGGCTGGTGGTTATCTCCTTTCATTCTCTTGAAGATAGGATAGTGAAGAACTTTTTTAAAAAACACGCGGATACACTCAAAGTGTTAACAAAAAAGCCTATAAGACCCACTATAGATGAGGTAAAACGCAACCCAGCAAGCAGGAGTGCCAAACTTAGAGCGGGAGAGAAAATATGA
- a CDS encoding hemerythrin domain-containing protein has translation MSIRDYLTQEHRECDELYAEVESLLQEDNWERALEAFKAFKDATLLHFKKEEDILFPAFEETTGMVMGPTQVMRMEHAQAKELIERMEKAIKERDKKSFLSLGETFMVLIQQHNMKEEQILYPMCDQHLPASNIIENMERL, from the coding sequence ATGAGTATCAGAGACTATCTCACACAAGAGCACAGAGAATGTGATGAGCTTTATGCAGAGGTTGAAAGCCTTCTGCAGGAAGATAATTGGGAGAGAGCTTTGGAGGCATTCAAAGCCTTTAAAGATGCTACCCTTCTGCACTTCAAAAAGGAGGAGGACATTCTCTTTCCTGCCTTTGAAGAAACCACCGGCATGGTTATGGGACCAACTCAAGTGATGAGAATGGAACACGCACAGGCAAAAGAGCTTATAGAGAGAATGGAAAAAGCTATTAAGGAAAGGGACAAGAAGTCTTTCCTGTCCTTAGGTGAAACCTTTATGGTGCTCATTCAACAGCATAACATGAAGGAAGAGCAGATCCTTTATCCCATGTGCGACCAGCACCTTCCTGCAAGCAATATAATAGAAAACATGGAAAGATTATGA